The following coding sequences lie in one Miscanthus floridulus cultivar M001 chromosome 9, ASM1932011v1, whole genome shotgun sequence genomic window:
- the LOC136480973 gene encoding golgin candidate 5-like, translating to MEVPALAPRKALKVSASSTAQWVMEAQTAIQRGMASARADPKEPDAQEEAAEVATEQAEEEEPTPREAEAHESAGAEAPSVAEATEVEAPRTSEAEATEAGVSGTTEAAVAEVGAPETTEAGAVEAGMSAVKPAAQEVETGVGQASILPPVQGPPPSRESAREVEVHSISSDDTSREKGVADAEAASAMEQPALTSGEGSSALVRVQPEPHWWDHLRVLWRSRDDPEGEPLFALEDAAEGGRWDTFEQYHQLVERSLQTALSVVADDLPGVTQELEAWSLRKSIFLRWERDVWDQLQRQKGLLAHANELLSARSAKLEDLRLRCADMRVKVVMAQEQVAPLAARVKELEEELTRLAGDRDAFRSWAEEATASVKALAGQLGAEQGVHRLAKGALAEALKVAEASRTEALVWKGKAEELGKEASREAEASRVEVQGWKEKAKASRVEA from the exons ATGGAAGTGCCCGCCctggcgccacgtaaggcgctcaaggtgagcgccAGCTCCACTgcccaatgggtgatggaggcgcAAACCGCCATACAGCGTGGCATGGCCTCGgccagggccgacccgaaggagccggacGCCCAAGAAGAGGCGGCCGAGGTGGCCACGGAgcaagcagaggaggaggagcctacgcCTCGTGAGGCCGAGGCCCACGAGTCGGCTGGAGCCGAGGCGCCTTCAGtcgccgaggccaccgaggtcgaggccccccggacctctgaggctgaggcgacggaggccggggtgtccgggaccaccgaggccgcggtggcggaggtcggagcccccgagaccaccgaggccggggCGGTGGAGGCCGGCATGAGCGCGGTGAAGCCggcggcccaggaagtggagacggGGGTGGGGCAAGCTTCAATACTGCCCCCTGTCCAAGGCCCGCCGCCGTcacgggagagcgcccgggaagtggaggtccattcaatctcctccgatgatacttcccgagAGAAGGGGGTGGCggatgccgaggcggccagcGCCATGGAGCAGCCTGCTCTgacctctggcgagggaagctcggccctcgtgcgggtacaacccgagccccactGGTGGGATCACCTGCGTGTCttatggcggagccgggacgacccagagggggagcctctgtttgcccttgaggacgcggctgagggggggcgctgggacacctttgagcaataccaccagctggtggagcggtcgctgcagacagcgttGTCCGTCGTGGCCGATGATCTGCCCGGGGTCACCCAG gagctcgaggcctggtccctcaggaagtcgatcttcctccgatgggagagggacgtctgggaccagctccagcggcagaaaGGCTTGCTTGCTcacgccaacgagcttctgtcagCGCGGAGCGCGAAgttggaggacctccgccttcgctgtgccgatatGAGGGTCAAGGTGGTCATGGCTCAGGAGCAAgtcgcccctttggcggcacgggtcaaggagttggaggaggagctgactcgGTTGGCCGGCGATCGGGACGCCTTCAGGTcctgggctgaagaagcgacggcctctgtcAAGGCCCTTGCTGGACAACTGGGTGCGGAGCAGGGCGTGCACCGGCTGGCGAAAGgcgccctggcagaggccctcaaggtggccgaggcctcccggaCCGAGGCTTTGGTCTGGaaaggaaaggccgagg agctagggaAAGAGGCTTCTAGggaggccgaggcttctcgggtcgaggtccagggctggaaggagaaggccaaggcctctcgggtcgaggcctag